A window of the Serratia sarumanii genome harbors these coding sequences:
- the aaeA gene encoding p-hydroxybenzoic acid efflux pump subunit AaeA, with protein sequence MKNFSIKITRIAITLILVLLGIVAVFKAWVFYTESPWTRDAKFTADVVAIAPDVSGLLTDVPVVDNQLVKKGQVLFVVDRPRYEQALAQASADVAYYQTLAAEKRREAGRRVKLGVQAMSQEEIDQSNNSLQTVQHQLAKAVATRELAQLDLERTTVRAPADGWITNLNVHAGEYITRGSVAVALVKKDSFYILAYLEETKLNGLNKGDRAEITPLGSNRIMHGTVDSVAAAVNNSSSTVNNKGLASIDSNLEWVRLAQRVPVKILLDAKDQQHPYPAGTTATVVIVGKNDRNADSGSPFVRLMHRLREFG encoded by the coding sequence GTGAAAAATTTTTCGATAAAAATAACCCGAATCGCGATCACTTTGATTCTTGTGCTGCTGGGCATCGTCGCGGTATTCAAGGCCTGGGTGTTTTACACCGAGTCGCCGTGGACGCGTGACGCCAAGTTCACCGCCGACGTGGTGGCGATCGCGCCGGACGTCAGCGGCCTGCTGACCGACGTGCCGGTGGTGGATAACCAATTGGTGAAGAAAGGGCAGGTGCTGTTCGTGGTCGATCGGCCGCGCTATGAGCAGGCGCTGGCGCAAGCCAGTGCCGACGTCGCCTACTATCAGACGCTGGCGGCGGAAAAGCGGCGCGAGGCCGGCCGCCGCGTGAAGCTGGGCGTGCAGGCGATGTCGCAGGAAGAAATCGACCAGTCGAACAACTCGCTGCAGACCGTGCAACACCAGCTGGCGAAGGCCGTGGCGACGCGTGAGCTGGCGCAGCTGGATCTGGAACGCACCACGGTGCGCGCTCCGGCCGATGGCTGGATCACCAACCTCAACGTACACGCCGGCGAATACATCACCCGCGGTTCGGTGGCGGTGGCGCTGGTGAAGAAAGACTCCTTCTACATCCTGGCCTATCTGGAAGAAACCAAGCTGAACGGCCTGAATAAGGGCGATCGTGCGGAGATCACCCCGCTCGGCAGCAACCGCATCATGCATGGCACCGTCGACAGCGTGGCGGCGGCGGTGAACAACAGCAGCAGCACGGTGAACAACAAAGGATTAGCCTCGATCGACAGCAACCTGGAGTGGGTGCGCCTGGCGCAGCGCGTGCCGGTGAAGATCCTGCTGGACGCCAAGGACCAACAGCATCCGTACCCGGCCGGCACCACCGCCACCGTGGTGATCGTCGGCAAGAACGATCGCAATGCCGACAGCGGCTCGCCTTTTGTGCGCCTGATGCACCGGCTGCGTGAGTTCGGCTAA
- the aaeX gene encoding p-hydroxybenzoic acid efflux pump operon protein AaeX, which translates to MSLLPVMVIFGLSFPPVFFELLVSLALFFLLRRLLQPTGIYDFVWHPALFNTALYCCLFYLISCLFV; encoded by the coding sequence ATGAGTTTGCTTCCGGTTATGGTCATCTTCGGACTGTCGTTTCCGCCGGTGTTTTTCGAGCTGCTGGTGTCGCTGGCGCTGTTTTTCCTCTTGCGCCGCCTGCTGCAGCCGACGGGGATTTACGATTTTGTCTGGCATCCGGCGCTGTTTAACACCGCGCTGTATTGCTGCTTGTTTTATCTGATTTCATGTCTTTTTGTTTGA
- the aaeR gene encoding HTH-type transcriptional activator AaeR, whose amino-acid sequence MERLKRMSVFAKVVEFGSFTAAARQLGMSVSSISQTVSKLENELQVKLLNRSTRSIGLTEAGKIYYQGCRRMLQEVSEVHEQLYAFNNTPAGTLRIGSSSTMAQNVLANMTAEMMKEYPGLTVNLVTGIPAPDLITDGLDLVIRTGELQDSSLFSRRLGQMPMVVCAAKSYLSQHGTPQKPSDMVNFSWLEYSVRPDSEFELMSPEGITTRISPQGRFVTNDSSTMIRWLKNGAGIAYAPLMWVIEEIKRGEIEILFKSYHSDPRPIYALYTEKDKLPLKVQVCINYLTDYFERVAAVYQGYR is encoded by the coding sequence ATGGAAAGATTAAAACGGATGTCGGTATTCGCCAAAGTGGTTGAGTTCGGGTCGTTTACCGCGGCCGCGCGCCAACTCGGCATGAGCGTTTCATCGATCAGCCAAACCGTCTCGAAACTGGAAAATGAGCTGCAGGTCAAGCTGTTGAACCGCAGCACGCGCAGCATCGGCCTGACCGAGGCCGGCAAAATCTACTATCAGGGCTGCCGACGCATGCTGCAGGAAGTCAGCGAAGTGCATGAGCAGCTGTATGCGTTTAACAATACCCCCGCCGGCACGCTGCGCATCGGCAGCTCATCCACCATGGCGCAAAACGTGCTGGCGAACATGACCGCCGAGATGATGAAAGAGTACCCTGGCCTGACGGTCAACCTGGTGACCGGCATTCCGGCGCCGGATCTGATCACCGACGGGCTGGATCTGGTGATCCGCACCGGTGAGCTGCAGGACTCCAGCCTGTTCTCCCGCCGCCTGGGGCAGATGCCGATGGTGGTGTGCGCCGCCAAAAGCTACCTCAGCCAGCACGGCACGCCGCAAAAGCCGAGCGACATGGTCAACTTTTCCTGGCTGGAGTACAGCGTGCGGCCCGACAGCGAATTTGAACTGATGTCGCCGGAGGGCATCACCACGCGCATTTCCCCGCAGGGGCGCTTCGTCACCAACGACTCCTCCACCATGATCCGTTGGCTGAAAAACGGCGCCGGCATCGCCTACGCCCCGCTGATGTGGGTGATCGAAGAGATCAAGCGCGGCGAGATCGAGATCCTGTTCAAAAGCTACCATTCGGATCCGCGGCCGATCTACGCGCTCTATACCGAGAAGGACAAACTGCCGCTGAAGGTGCAGGTGTGCATCAACTACCTAACCGACTATTTCGAACGCGTGGCGGCGGTCTATCAGGGCTATCGCTGA
- a CDS encoding zinc ribbon domain-containing protein, translated as MSLLKRLLGQGGINRGHQRAGHGGGHHGNRYNQHGEPGPQCPECRAVNKSGARYCHRCGQPFAALSATCGQCAAPLPPGSRFCPQCGGGVP; from the coding sequence ATGAGCTTACTGAAAAGGTTGTTGGGGCAAGGCGGTATTAACCGCGGTCATCAGCGCGCGGGCCACGGCGGCGGGCATCATGGCAACCGCTATAACCAGCATGGCGAGCCGGGGCCGCAGTGTCCGGAATGCCGGGCGGTGAATAAATCGGGCGCGCGTTATTGCCACCGCTGCGGTCAGCCGTTTGCCGCGCTGAGCGCCACCTGCGGCCAGTGCGCCGCGCCGCTGCCGCCGGGCAGCCGCTTTTGCCCGCAGTGCGGCGGCGGTGTGCCGTGA
- a CDS encoding nucleoside hydrolase produces the protein MKKIILDCDPGHDDAIALLLAWGNPQIDLLAVTTVVGNQTLDKVTRNALAVARIANITGVPFAAGCPRPLVRNIEVAPDIHGDSGLDGPVLPEPHLQLDSRHAVDLIIDTVMAHPPGSVTLVPTGGLTNIAMAVRKEPRIAERVKEVVLMGGGYHVGNWSAVAEFNIKIDPEAAHIVFNEKWPLTMVGLDLTHQALATPAVCARIAALGTRPAAFVGELLAFFGRMYQQAQGFSAPPVHDPCAVAYVIDPSVMTVRKAPVDIELTGTLTLGMTVADFRAPPPPDCHTQVAVKLDQDKFWDLVVDALERISEVE, from the coding sequence ATGAAAAAAATCATACTGGACTGTGACCCGGGGCATGACGACGCCATCGCCCTGCTGCTGGCCTGGGGCAATCCGCAGATCGACCTGCTGGCGGTCACCACCGTGGTGGGCAATCAGACGCTGGACAAAGTGACGCGCAACGCGCTGGCGGTGGCGCGCATCGCCAATATCACCGGCGTGCCCTTCGCCGCCGGCTGCCCGCGCCCGCTGGTGCGCAATATCGAAGTGGCGCCCGATATCCACGGCGATTCCGGCCTCGATGGCCCGGTGCTACCGGAACCCCACCTGCAGCTGGACTCGCGCCACGCGGTGGATCTGATCATCGATACGGTGATGGCCCACCCGCCCGGCAGCGTAACGCTGGTGCCGACCGGCGGCCTGACCAATATCGCCATGGCGGTGCGCAAAGAGCCGCGCATTGCCGAGCGGGTCAAGGAAGTGGTGCTGATGGGCGGCGGCTACCATGTGGGCAACTGGAGCGCGGTGGCGGAGTTCAATATCAAAATCGATCCCGAGGCGGCGCACATCGTGTTTAACGAAAAATGGCCGCTGACCATGGTCGGGCTGGATCTTACCCACCAGGCTTTGGCCACGCCGGCAGTCTGCGCGCGCATCGCCGCCCTCGGCACCCGGCCGGCCGCCTTCGTCGGCGAACTGCTGGCATTCTTTGGCCGTATGTACCAACAGGCGCAGGGCTTCAGCGCCCCGCCGGTACACGATCCTTGCGCCGTCGCCTACGTGATCGATCCGAGCGTGATGACGGTGCGCAAAGCGCCGGTGGATATCGAACTCACCGGCACCCTGACGCTGGGCATGACGGTCGCGGACTTCCGCGCGCCGCCGCCGCCGGACTGCCACACCCAGGTGGCGGTCAAACTGGATCAGGATAAATTCTGGGATCTGGTGGTGGATGCGCTGGAACGGATTAGCGAAGTGGAGTGA